Proteins co-encoded in one Campylobacter jejuni genomic window:
- a CDS encoding acyl carrier protein: MTKTEFLEELKEAMHRDEDLNEDMLLDDIDEWDSLAFVSVMVLYKNLFALKITAEDLKNCQKVSDLINLAKLD; this comes from the coding sequence ATGACAAAAACTGAATTTTTAGAAGAGCTTAAAGAAGCTATGCATAGAGATGAAGACTTAAACGAGGATATGCTACTTGATGATATAGATGAGTGGGATAGTTTGGCTTTTGTATCTGTGATGGTGCTTTACAAAAATCTTTTTGCTTTAAAAATCACAGCTGAGGACTTGAAAAATTGTCAAAAAGTAAGTGATTTAATCAATTTAGCAAAGCTTGATTAA
- a CDS encoding acyl carrier protein: MEKQFYEILENILETKVDENTNLSMENCKNWTSLAHIDIIMSLEEEFEIKFNKEDLNLLKSQNALLEKIQILKAEK, translated from the coding sequence ATGGAAAAACAATTTTATGAAATTTTAGAAAATATACTTGAAACCAAAGTAGATGAAAATACAAATTTAAGCATGGAAAACTGCAAGAACTGGACTTCTTTAGCCCATATTGATATCATCATGAGTTTAGAAGAAGAATTTGAAATCAAATTCAACAAAGAAGATTTAAATCTCTTAAAATCTCAAAACGCTTTACTAGAAAAAATTCAAATCCTAAAGGCTGAAAAATGA
- a CDS encoding HAD family hydrolase, translated as MNLFSPHLKRNELIKFAKELDFSKSQDLLINIHRNHAFEGVQSIIAPFLHFANLKAEFNFSSYDDSLSFDNFKEANLELLWVDLTRYKNNVQNFLEERLLELRKISQSPILVLSLGEFKTDKKILNCEIFNIEKLIKEYFDEEDILDLAKEELTGSKLNNKALIFLAQILGLSLIPALVKPALKALVLDLDNTLYQGILGEEGIDNLNLSPLHKTLQEKIKTFKKQGFLLALASKNEEKDAKKLFETRKDFILQWDDFDAKMINWEPKGENILKIAKKFNINTNAILFIDDNIAELENTKFTGVKTLLCDENILYKIKLFPNLLKLSNTKEDQIRAKDIAANALREELKSLSDEEYFQNLEISLNFSKNDLQNIPRISELLGKTNQFIANYTRLNQEKVAQHMQKELIVSVSMSDKLSDSGIIAIFVFSCKEGNLFIDDLCISCRALGRKLETRMFFKAFELALHFFDLKNNNVRLYYQKGERNMPFLSFLEQISKEFEKNSALVSFQNLNFKGLIIHEN; from the coding sequence ATGAATCTTTTTTCACCCCATTTAAAACGCAATGAGCTTATAAAATTTGCCAAAGAATTAGACTTTAGTAAAAGTCAAGATCTTCTTATCAATATCCATAGAAATCATGCTTTTGAAGGAGTGCAAAGTATCATTGCTCCTTTTTTACATTTTGCTAATTTAAAAGCTGAGTTTAATTTCAGCTCTTATGATGATAGCTTGAGTTTTGATAATTTTAAAGAAGCTAATTTAGAACTTTTATGGGTGGATTTAACCCGCTATAAAAATAATGTGCAAAATTTTCTAGAAGAAAGACTTTTAGAACTAAGAAAAATTTCACAAAGCCCTATTTTAGTCCTTAGTTTAGGAGAATTTAAAACAGATAAAAAAATTTTAAATTGCGAAATTTTTAACATAGAAAAACTCATAAAAGAGTATTTTGATGAAGAGGATATTTTAGACCTAGCTAAAGAAGAACTTACAGGCTCTAAGCTTAATAATAAAGCCTTGATTTTCTTAGCACAAATTTTAGGACTTAGCCTCATCCCTGCACTCGTAAAACCCGCTCTTAAAGCTCTTGTACTTGATCTTGATAATACCTTGTATCAAGGAATTTTAGGTGAAGAGGGCATAGATAATCTTAATTTAAGTCCTTTGCACAAAACCTTACAAGAAAAAATTAAAACTTTTAAAAAACAAGGCTTTTTACTTGCCCTAGCTTCAAAAAATGAAGAAAAAGACGCAAAAAAACTTTTTGAAACAAGGAAAGATTTTATCTTGCAATGGGATGATTTTGATGCTAAAATGATCAATTGGGAGCCAAAGGGTGAAAATATCTTAAAAATTGCTAAAAAATTTAATATAAATACTAATGCTATACTTTTTATAGATGATAATATCGCTGAGCTTGAAAATACCAAATTTACAGGTGTTAAAACACTTTTATGCGATGAAAATATACTTTATAAAATCAAGCTTTTTCCTAATCTTTTAAAACTTTCAAACACCAAAGAAGATCAAATTCGTGCCAAAGATATAGCAGCCAATGCTTTAAGAGAAGAGCTTAAAAGTTTAAGCGATGAAGAATATTTTCAAAATCTTGAAATCAGCTTAAATTTTAGCAAAAATGATCTGCAAAATATCCCTCGCATTAGCGAACTTTTAGGCAAAACCAATCAATTTATCGCTAATTACACACGCTTAAATCAAGAAAAAGTCGCACAACACATGCAAAAAGAACTCATTGTAAGTGTGAGCATGAGTGATAAATTAAGCGATAGTGGGATTATCGCTATTTTTGTTTTTTCTTGCAAAGAAGGAAATTTATTTATCGATGATCTTTGCATTTCTTGTAGGGCTTTAGGTAGAAAACTTGAAACTAGAATGTTTTTTAAAGCCTTTGAACTAGCTTTACATTTCTTTGATCTTAAAAACAATAATGTAAGGCTTTATTATCAAAAAGGCGAAAGAAATATGCCATTCTTAAGCTTTTTAGAACAAATTTCCAAAGAATTTGAAAAAAACTCAGCCCTTGTTTCATTTCAAAATTTAAATTTTAAAGGACTTATAATCCATGAAAACTAG
- a CDS encoding class I SAM-dependent methyltransferase, translating into MKENIEKLFQAIAQKNPIHSKYLKKIEFSQEDEEEFDKLISYYIQDSISIKEQCDCYLLILNDTLEETKFFIESGTYRYSSFDEVKDKVYFNESYMKQYMIGLALSSFVWIAHIKVRKYFSQYLKNFTPKTTYFEIGPGHGEYFARAVKSGKFSAFYGLDISPTSCELTQKMVKQQVGGLITKCDFLCQDFFTYDFDKKADLIVIGEVLEHVEKPLEFLKRSKELLSDGGEIFATIPINAPAIDHIYLFSHPDEVKNLIEKSGLKLKTYECFMANDYSLEKALKFKNAITMAVVLNA; encoded by the coding sequence ATGAAAGAAAATATTGAAAAATTATTTCAAGCCATCGCTCAAAAAAATCCTATCCATTCTAAATATCTTAAAAAAATTGAATTTTCACAAGAAGACGAAGAAGAATTTGATAAATTAATTTCTTATTATATTCAAGATAGTATCAGTATAAAAGAACAATGCGATTGTTATTTATTGATCCTTAATGATACTTTAGAAGAAACAAAATTTTTCATAGAAAGTGGGACTTATCGTTATTCTAGCTTTGATGAAGTTAAGGATAAGGTTTATTTTAATGAAAGCTATATGAAACAATACATGATAGGTCTAGCTCTTTCTTCTTTTGTCTGGATAGCTCATATTAAAGTAAGAAAGTATTTTTCACAATATTTAAAAAATTTTACTCCAAAAACAACTTATTTTGAAATAGGCCCTGGTCATGGAGAATATTTTGCAAGAGCAGTTAAAAGTGGTAAATTTTCAGCCTTTTATGGACTTGATATCTCTCCAACAAGTTGTGAACTTACTCAAAAAATGGTAAAACAACAAGTAGGAGGATTGATTACAAAATGTGATTTTTTATGTCAAGATTTTTTTACTTATGATTTTGATAAAAAAGCTGATTTAATAGTGATTGGAGAAGTACTAGAACATGTAGAAAAGCCTCTTGAATTTCTTAAAAGATCCAAAGAGCTTCTTAGCGATGGAGGAGAAATTTTTGCAACTATTCCTATCAATGCTCCTGCTATTGATCATATTTATTTATTTTCCCATCCTGATGAAGTTAAAAATCTGATAGAAAAATCGGGCTTAAAGCTTAAGACTTATGAATGTTTTATGGCAAATGATTATAGTTTAGAAAAAGCATTGAAATTTAAAAATGCTATCACTATGGCAGTAGTTTTAAATGCTTGA
- a CDS encoding VOC family protein: MLDKTLNLPLHHIGVACKNLEKERECFFKLGFYKEAEFIDEKQGVRGEFIIPCNEAFPQYRFELLQNLNDKGPLDSYLKNNTKMYHLAYESKNITQDLILLEQQGGICIVPIMQASYFAKLCFIMMPNRLLIELVELK, from the coding sequence ATGCTTGATAAAACACTCAATTTACCCCTTCATCATATAGGTGTGGCTTGTAAAAATTTAGAAAAAGAAAGGGAATGTTTTTTTAAACTAGGTTTTTATAAAGAAGCAGAATTTATAGATGAAAAACAAGGGGTAAGAGGCGAATTTATCATTCCTTGCAATGAAGCATTTCCACAGTATAGATTTGAACTTTTGCAAAATTTAAACGATAAAGGTCCGCTAGATAGCTATTTGAAAAATAATACCAAAATGTATCATTTAGCCTATGAAAGTAAAAATATCACCCAAGATTTAATTCTTTTGGAACAACAAGGAGGTATTTGTATTGTTCCTATTATGCAAGCAAGCTATTTTGCTAAACTTTGTTTTATCATGATGCCAAATAGGCTTTTAATCGAACTTGTGGAGCTAAAATGA
- the legH gene encoding N-acetyltransferase LegH, whose product MKYFLEHNGKKYSDKDLIDAFYQLGIKRGDILCVHTELFNFGMPLLSRNEFLQTILNCFFEVIGKEGTLIMPTFTYSFCKNEVYDKINSKTKMGALNEYFRKQTGVKRTNDPIFSFAIKGAKEELFLKDTTSCFGENCVYEVLTKENGKYMTFGGQGHTLTHYAEEQFNVFYRYHKIFSGILIDENNISYNKTISYYVRKLDISSEPNLINIINIVNNTKNFKKNNFAGDHINIYNAKEYIEILWKKLDINQTILIENYDTIY is encoded by the coding sequence ATGAAATATTTTTTAGAACACAATGGCAAAAAATACTCCGATAAAGATTTAATAGATGCTTTTTATCAACTAGGTATAAAAAGAGGCGATATTTTATGCGTACATACAGAACTTTTTAACTTTGGCATGCCTTTGCTTTCTAGAAATGAATTTTTACAGACTATACTCAATTGCTTTTTTGAAGTTATAGGCAAAGAAGGCACTTTGATCATGCCAACCTTTACTTATAGTTTTTGCAAAAATGAAGTTTATGACAAAATAAATTCCAAAACAAAAATGGGAGCATTGAATGAATATTTTCGCAAACAAACAGGAGTAAAACGCACAAACGATCCTATATTTTCTTTTGCTATAAAAGGAGCAAAAGAAGAATTATTTTTAAAAGATACAACAAGTTGTTTTGGAGAAAATTGTGTTTATGAGGTTTTAACTAAAGAGAATGGAAAATATATGACATTTGGAGGCCAAGGACATACACTAACACATTATGCAGAAGAACAATTTAATGTATTTTACAGATATCATAAAATTTTCTCTGGAATTTTAATTGATGAAAACAATATATCATACAATAAAACCATTAGTTATTATGTTAGAAAACTTGACATATCTTCTGAGCCCAATTTAATTAACATTATCAATATTGTTAATAATACTAAAAATTTTAAAAAAAACAATTTTGCAGGAGATCATATAAATATTTACAACGCTAAAGAATATATAGAAATTTTATGGAAAAAATTAGATATAAACCAAACAATTCTAATAGAAAATTATGATACAATATATTAA
- a CDS encoding DUF4910 domain-containing protein: MDKLDFRSQDFSQTGKAMYELACELFPIPRSITGQGFRASLELLNKTLGGGILKFHSIKSGTKVFDWIVPDEWNAKEAYIITPEGEKICDFKKHNLHLLNYSEAIDKEIELEELQNHLYSIEEMPDAIPYVTSYYKRRWGFCLTHNERKKLKKGKYKVYIDAKHDENGVLDYADFILPSTQNSKDEILISTYLCHPSMANNELSGPVVSIFLAKWLLSLKERRYNYRFVIIPETIGSIVYLSKHLEHLKKHVKAGFVLSCLGDDHAYSLIHTPKENTLSDKVALHTLKNKENFKAFSFLDRGSDERQYNAPLVNLGIVGVCRTRYGDYDGYHNSKDDLNFISEKGLMGGLQSIQEMILNLEINAVYKNTIVCEPNLGKRGLYHTLSTVNDTPLACNFLAYCDGENDIIDIANILNMQAYEFKELLEKIKFYGLVK; this comes from the coding sequence GTGGATAAGCTAGACTTTAGAAGCCAAGATTTTAGCCAAACTGGAAAGGCTATGTATGAACTAGCTTGTGAACTTTTTCCCATCCCTAGAAGTATCACAGGACAAGGTTTTAGAGCTAGTTTAGAACTTTTAAATAAAACTCTGGGGGGGGGGATACTCAAATTTCACTCTATAAAAAGTGGCACAAAAGTTTTTGACTGGATAGTCCCTGATGAATGGAACGCCAAAGAAGCCTATATCATCACTCCAGAAGGAGAAAAAATTTGTGATTTTAAAAAGCATAACTTACACCTTCTAAACTATAGCGAAGCTATCGATAAAGAAATCGAACTTGAAGAACTTCAAAATCATCTTTACTCCATAGAAGAAATGCCCGATGCTATCCCTTATGTAACGAGTTATTACAAAAGGCGTTGGGGATTTTGTCTCACACACAACGAAAGAAAAAAACTCAAAAAAGGCAAATACAAAGTCTATATCGATGCAAAACACGATGAAAATGGGGTTTTGGATTATGCTGATTTTATCCTACCTAGTACGCAAAACTCAAAAGATGAAATTTTAATTTCAACCTATCTTTGCCACCCTTCCATGGCAAATAATGAGCTTAGTGGCCCTGTAGTGAGTATTTTCTTAGCAAAATGGCTTTTGAGTTTAAAAGAAAGAAGATATAATTACCGCTTTGTCATCATCCCTGAAACCATAGGCTCTATAGTCTACCTTAGCAAACATTTAGAACATTTAAAAAAACATGTTAAAGCAGGCTTTGTGCTTTCTTGCTTAGGCGATGATCATGCTTACTCACTCATACACACACCCAAAGAAAACACTCTAAGCGATAAAGTCGCCCTGCATACGCTCAAAAATAAAGAAAATTTCAAAGCTTTTAGTTTTCTAGATCGTGGAAGCGATGAAAGACAATACAATGCTCCACTTGTAAATCTTGGCATAGTAGGGGTATGTCGCACAAGATACGGTGACTATGATGGATATCATAACTCAAAAGACGATCTCAATTTTATCTCTGAAAAAGGTTTAATGGGTGGACTTCAAAGCATACAAGAAATGATTTTAAATCTAGAAATCAACGCCGTATATAAAAACACCATAGTATGCGAACCCAATCTTGGCAAAAGAGGACTATATCATACCCTTAGCACTGTCAATGACACTCCTTTGGCTTGTAATTTTCTAGCTTACTGTGATGGAGAGAATGATATCATCGATATAGCCAATATCTTAAATATGCAAGCTTATGAATTTAAAGAACTTTTGGAAAAAATAAAATTTTATGGACTAGTAAAATGA
- the pseB gene encoding UDP-N-acetylglucosamine 4,6-dehydratase (inverting): MFNGKNILITGGTGSFGKTYTKVLLENYKPNKIIIYSRDELKQFEMASVFNAPCMRYFIGDVRDKERLSTAMRDVDFVIHAAAMKHVPIAEYNPMECIKTNIHGAQNVIDACFENGVKKCIALSTDKACNPVNLYGATKLASDKLFVAANNIAGNKQTRFGVTRYGNVVGSRGSVVPFFKKLISEGAKELPITDTRMTRFWISLEDGVKFVLSNFERMHGGEIFIPKIPSMKITDLAHALAPNLSHKIIGIRAGEKLHEIMISSDDSHLTYEFENYYAISPSIKFVDKDNDFSINALGEKGQKVKDGFSYSSDNNPLWASEKELLEIINHTEGF, from the coding sequence ATGTTTAACGGAAAAAATATCTTAATCACAGGCGGAACAGGCTCTTTTGGAAAAACCTATACTAAGGTTTTGCTAGAAAATTATAAACCTAATAAAATCATCATTTATTCTCGTGATGAGCTTAAACAATTTGAAATGGCAAGCGTTTTTAACGCTCCTTGCATGCGTTATTTCATAGGAGATGTAAGAGACAAAGAGCGTTTAAGCACTGCTATGCGTGATGTGGATTTTGTTATACATGCTGCTGCGATGAAGCATGTGCCTATTGCTGAATATAACCCTATGGAATGTATAAAAACAAACATCCACGGCGCGCAAAATGTCATAGATGCTTGTTTTGAAAATGGGGTTAAAAAATGTATTGCTCTTAGTACGGATAAGGCTTGCAATCCTGTAAATTTATACGGTGCAACCAAACTTGCAAGCGATAAGCTTTTTGTCGCTGCAAACAACATAGCAGGTAACAAGCAAACACGCTTTGGTGTTACAAGATATGGCAATGTTGTAGGTTCAAGAGGTTCAGTGGTGCCTTTCTTTAAAAAACTCATCAGTGAAGGAGCTAAAGAACTTCCTATCACCGATACGAGAATGACTCGTTTTTGGATCAGCCTTGAAGATGGAGTAAAATTTGTGCTGAGTAATTTTGAAAGAATGCATGGAGGAGAAATCTTTATCCCTAAAATTCCTTCGATGAAAATCACCGATCTAGCCCATGCTCTAGCTCCTAATTTAAGCCATAAAATCATAGGCATAAGAGCAGGAGAAAAACTACATGAAATCATGATTTCAAGCGATGATAGCCATTTAACCTATGAATTTGAAAACTACTATGCTATAAGCCCGAGTATTAAATTTGTAGATAAAGATAATGACTTTAGTATCAATGCCCTAGGCGAAAAAGGGCAAAAGGTAAAAGATGGTTTTTCTTATAGCTCGGATAATAATCCTTTATGGGCAAGCGAAAAAGAACTTTTAGAAATCATCAATCACACCGAGGGTTTTTAA
- a CDS encoding beta-ketoacyl-ACP synthase III encodes MKTRFDKAKISGICVSVPEHKICIDDELESVFSNDIKTLKRMKKVIGLNTRYICDENTCVSDLGKHAANTLLQGLNIDKNSLDALIVVTQSPDFFMPSTACYLHQLLNLSSKTIAFDLGQACAGYLYGLFVAHSLIQSGLGKILLVCGDTLSKFIHPKNMNLAPIFGDGVSATLIEKTDFNEAFFELGSDGRHFDKLIIPKGAMRIPKADIFNDDSLMQTEEFRQLENLYMDGANIFNMALECEPKSFKEILEFSKVDEKDIAFHLFHQSNAYLVDCIKEELKLNDNKVPNFIMEKYANLSACSLPALLCELDTPKEFKASLSAFGAGLSWGSAVLNFKDLYTKDILIYIKEK; translated from the coding sequence ATGAAAACTAGATTTGATAAAGCTAAAATTTCAGGCATTTGCGTAAGCGTACCTGAACATAAAATTTGCATTGATGATGAGTTAGAAAGCGTTTTTTCAAACGATATCAAAACCCTTAAAAGAATGAAAAAAGTCATAGGTTTAAACACGCGTTATATTTGCGATGAAAACACTTGCGTAAGCGATCTTGGAAAACACGCAGCCAATACACTTTTGCAAGGTTTAAATATAGATAAAAATAGCCTTGATGCACTCATCGTAGTAACTCAAAGTCCTGATTTTTTCATGCCTTCTACGGCTTGTTATTTACACCAACTTTTAAATTTAAGCTCTAAAACCATAGCTTTTGATTTAGGGCAAGCTTGTGCAGGGTATTTATACGGCTTATTTGTCGCTCATTCTTTAATACAAAGTGGCCTAGGTAAAATTTTGCTCGTTTGTGGGGATACTTTAAGCAAATTCATCCATCCTAAAAATATGAATTTAGCTCCAATTTTTGGCGATGGAGTAAGTGCAACTTTGATTGAAAAAACGGATTTTAATGAAGCCTTTTTTGAACTTGGAAGCGATGGAAGACATTTTGATAAACTCATCATTCCAAAAGGTGCGATGAGAATACCTAAAGCAGATATTTTTAACGATGATTCGCTCATGCAAACTGAGGAGTTTAGACAATTAGAAAATCTTTATATGGACGGAGCAAATATTTTTAATATGGCTTTAGAATGCGAACCTAAAAGCTTTAAAGAAATTTTAGAATTTTCCAAGGTAGATGAAAAAGACATTGCTTTTCATCTTTTTCATCAATCCAATGCGTATTTGGTTGATTGCATTAAAGAAGAATTAAAACTTAATGATAATAAAGTTCCTAATTTCATCATGGAAAAATACGCTAATTTAAGCGCTTGTTCACTACCTGCCCTACTTTGCGAACTAGATACTCCAAAAGAATTTAAAGCGAGTTTAAGTGCTTTTGGTGCAGGGCTTAGCTGGGGAAGTGCGGTGTTGAATTTCAAAGATTTATACACAAAAGATATTTTAATTTACATAAAGGAGAAATAA
- the pseC gene encoding UDP-4-amino-4,6-dideoxy-N-acetyl-beta-L-altrosamine transaminase — MLTYSHQNIDQSDIDTLTEALKDEILTGGKKVDEFEEALCEYVGVKHACVLNSATSALHLAYTALDVKEKIVLTTPLTFAATANAALIAGAKVEFIDIKNDGNIDEKKLEARLLKDSKNIGAISVVDFGGNSVEIDEISSLAKKYNIPLIDDASHALGALYKSEKVGKKADLSIFSFHPVKPITTFEGGAVVSDNEELITKIKLLRSHGIIKKRLWDSDMIELGYNYRLSDVACALGINQLKKLDHNLEKREEIASFYDKEFEKNPYFSTIKIKNYKKSSRHLYPILLFPEFYCQKEELFESLLHAGVGVQVHYKPTYEFSFYKKLLGEIKLQNADNFYKAELSIPCHQEMNLKDAKFVKDTLFSILEKVKKGYCG, encoded by the coding sequence ATGCTTACTTATTCTCATCAAAACATCGATCAAAGCGATATAGATACGCTTACAGAAGCTTTAAAAGATGAAATTTTAACGGGAGGTAAAAAGGTAGATGAATTTGAAGAAGCCCTTTGCGAATATGTGGGCGTAAAACACGCTTGTGTATTAAACTCAGCTACTTCAGCTCTTCATCTTGCCTACACAGCACTAGACGTCAAAGAAAAAATCGTTTTAACCACTCCTTTAACCTTCGCTGCTACGGCTAATGCAGCCTTAATAGCTGGAGCTAAGGTAGAGTTTATCGACATTAAAAACGATGGCAATATTGACGAAAAAAAACTAGAAGCAAGACTTTTAAAAGATAGTAAAAATATAGGAGCTATTAGCGTGGTGGATTTTGGGGGAAATAGCGTTGAAATAGATGAAATTTCAAGCCTTGCTAAAAAATACAATATCCCTTTAATCGATGATGCAAGCCATGCTTTAGGTGCCTTATATAAAAGTGAAAAAGTAGGAAAAAAAGCCGATCTTTCTATCTTTTCTTTTCATCCTGTTAAACCCATCACTACTTTTGAAGGCGGGGCTGTGGTGAGTGATAATGAAGAGCTTATCACCAAAATCAAGCTTTTAAGAAGCCATGGTATCATTAAAAAAAGGCTTTGGGATAGCGATATGATAGAACTTGGCTATAATTACCGCTTAAGCGATGTTGCTTGTGCTTTAGGGATAAACCAGCTTAAAAAACTCGATCACAATCTTGAAAAAAGAGAAGAAATTGCAAGTTTTTACGATAAAGAATTTGAAAAAAATCCTTATTTTTCCACGATAAAAATCAAAAATTATAAAAAAAGCTCAAGACATTTATACCCTATCTTGCTTTTTCCTGAATTTTATTGTCAAAAAGAAGAGCTTTTTGAAAGCTTGCTTCATGCAGGAGTTGGTGTACAGGTGCATTACAAACCTACTTATGAGTTTAGTTTTTATAAAAAACTCTTAGGAGAAATAAAACTCCAAAATGCGGATAATTTTTACAAAGCCGAGCTTAGCATACCTTGTCATCAAGAAATGAATCTAAAAGATGCAAAATTTGTAAAAGATACTTTATTTAGCATTCTTGAAAAAGTTAAAAAGGGATATTGTGGATAA